A part of Trichocoleus sp. genomic DNA contains:
- a CDS encoding pentapeptide repeat-containing protein, producing the protein MSDLDRYYRVLGLEPGASLEEVNQAYRDLVFIWHPDRIPKDNPRLQEKAQEKIKELNQAREQLRSQRTNDKLPPKPSSTASPPPRSSQPASQTPPPRYYYYQPPRPQAQSPYTSSQSARQPPKSDYQPPRQPSQSPPPRSASPRPQNPDLSGTNLSGADLRERDLAGRNLSHADLSGANLSDAFLHRINLSGANLSGANLFRANLLEADLTNVNLQGANLIGADLSGADLSGADLQGARIAVSDRLMVKLTGARLTGATMPDGTVHT; encoded by the coding sequence ATGAGTGACCTGGATCGCTACTACAGAGTACTCGGTTTAGAACCTGGCGCCTCCCTGGAAGAGGTGAACCAGGCATATCGAGACTTGGTGTTTATTTGGCATCCCGATCGCATCCCCAAAGACAATCCGCGACTTCAGGAAAAAGCCCAAGAAAAGATTAAAGAGCTTAATCAGGCAAGGGAACAGTTGCGCTCACAGCGGACAAACGACAAGTTGCCGCCTAAGCCTTCCTCAACGGCTTCCCCGCCGCCCCGCTCTTCGCAGCCAGCTTCCCAGACTCCGCCACCCCGGTACTACTATTACCAACCGCCCCGTCCTCAGGCTCAAAGTCCTTATACCTCCTCTCAGTCTGCTCGCCAACCCCCCAAATCTGACTATCAACCCCCCAGACAACCATCGCAAAGCCCACCGCCTCGGTCAGCCTCACCGCGACCGCAAAACCCGGACTTGAGTGGAACTAACTTAAGTGGGGCAGATTTGCGAGAAAGAGATCTGGCTGGGCGTAACTTGAGCCATGCCGACCTGAGTGGGGCAAATTTGAGTGATGCCTTTCTGCACCGAATTAATCTATCAGGGGCAAATCTGTCAGGCGCAAACTTATTTCGGGCAAACCTGCTTGAAGCGGATTTAACGAATGTCAATCTGCAAGGCGCAAACTTGATTGGGGCAGACTTGAGTGGGGCAGACTTGAGCGGGGCAGACTTACAGGGAGCCAGAATTGCTGTGTCCGATCGCCTGATGGTGAAGCTGACAGGGGCACGATTGACAGGTGCCACAATGCCGGATGGGACAGTTCACACTTAA
- a CDS encoding phospholipid-binding protein, producing the protein MGQSTVTPWFRTIPPERVGLFGEYDHHGLAKRVSLAFSQNFEPCEIEKLRIRQRGAVVVLIGEIQSQWLLIKMVKLAMSTSGTADVEVNGVVVGDHLRHYLEVKPSHISLQHVLRAVKRPRS; encoded by the coding sequence ATGGGTCAATCTACCGTTACCCCCTGGTTTAGAACAATACCGCCAGAGCGTGTTGGGCTATTTGGGGAATATGATCATCATGGTTTAGCCAAGCGAGTTTCACTGGCATTTAGCCAGAATTTTGAACCTTGTGAAATTGAAAAGCTACGCATTCGGCAGCGTGGAGCTGTTGTGGTGCTCATTGGTGAAATTCAGAGCCAGTGGCTGCTAATCAAGATGGTTAAACTGGCGATGTCAACCAGTGGTACGGCAGATGTTGAGGTGAATGGGGTTGTTGTTGGGGATCACTTGAGACATTACCTCGAAGTTAAGCCGTCTCACATCTCTCTCCAGCACGTCCTGCGGGCAGTGAAGCGCCCTCGTTCTTAG
- a CDS encoding SDR family oxidoreductase translates to MTHSLAEQVVLITGASTGIGAALAIVLAQQFKGIRLVISARSKEKLEAVAAQCRQVGAEVLVVPTDIQQIDQVTALAEVAVQHFGRVDALVNNAGYGQMGPIELVPPAAAKRQFEVNVLGPLALIQSVIPVMRQQGGGRIITISSIGGRMAFPFGGLYSASKFALEGLSDALRMELEPFNIQVSVIEPGAVRTEFFGVANQAVVETITNPSETPYRAAFENLEKLDQLVDQRAWTSEQVAEVIIRALTDRSPKPRYVAATGGNFMINCMTKLVPTRAMDNFWQRFYGINKVAQDWQRKQQQSLE, encoded by the coding sequence ATGACCCATTCTCTTGCTGAACAAGTCGTCCTTATCACAGGTGCTTCTACGGGAATTGGTGCGGCACTAGCGATCGTTTTAGCACAGCAATTTAAAGGGATTCGCCTAGTGATCTCGGCGCGCAGCAAAGAGAAGTTGGAAGCAGTCGCAGCCCAGTGTCGACAGGTTGGCGCTGAAGTGCTGGTTGTACCAACGGATATTCAACAAATTGATCAAGTTACTGCGCTTGCAGAAGTCGCTGTACAGCATTTTGGTAGAGTTGATGCTCTAGTGAACAATGCTGGATATGGGCAAATGGGACCGATCGAACTCGTTCCGCCTGCTGCTGCAAAACGGCAATTTGAAGTGAATGTTTTGGGTCCACTTGCCCTGATTCAATCAGTGATCCCAGTAATGCGCCAGCAAGGTGGAGGGCGGATTATCACAATTAGTTCAATCGGCGGACGGATGGCATTTCCCTTTGGTGGTCTCTACAGCGCCTCAAAGTTTGCGCTAGAAGGTTTGAGTGATGCCTTGCGCATGGAACTGGAGCCATTCAACATCCAGGTTAGTGTGATTGAGCCAGGGGCGGTACGGACAGAGTTTTTTGGGGTCGCAAACCAGGCAGTCGTGGAAACGATCACCAATCCCAGTGAAACACCTTACCGAGCTGCATTTGAAAACTTGGAAAAGCTGGATCAACTTGTTGATCAACGCGCCTGGACATCCGAGCAAGTGGCAGAAGTGATCATTCGAGCTTTAACTGATCGATCGCCAAAACCGCGATATGTCGCAGCAACAGGCGGCAACTTCATGATTAACTGCATGACAAAGCTGGTTCCAACTCGCGCGATGGATAATTTCTGGCAGCGATTCTATGGCATCAATAAAGTAGCGCAGGACTGGCAAAGGAAACAGCAGCAATCGTTAGAATAG
- a CDS encoding ureidoglycolate lyase — MSQSIALHSLTAHPITPEAFSPYGQVIAATEDGKPYDHQDAQLQLDQGIPRFYIMRLHQRGRRFSCITRHQNCTQCLGSLEGKDWLIAVAAPTKADCPTPEAIVAFRVPSDCFIKLDVGTWHAGPYFDQAFIDFYNLELSNTNITDHQTCDLHEVYGIAFEIL; from the coding sequence ATGAGCCAGTCGATCGCGCTTCACTCCCTAACTGCCCATCCCATCACCCCTGAAGCCTTCAGTCCTTATGGTCAGGTGATCGCTGCGACTGAAGATGGAAAACCCTACGATCATCAAGATGCTCAGCTCCAGCTCGACCAGGGGATTCCTCGCTTCTACATTATGCGGCTGCACCAGCGGGGACGAAGATTTAGCTGCATCACGCGACATCAAAACTGTACCCAGTGCTTAGGCTCCCTCGAAGGAAAAGACTGGCTCATTGCGGTTGCGGCTCCAACCAAGGCAGATTGTCCTACACCAGAGGCGATCGTTGCCTTCCGAGTCCCCAGTGATTGTTTTATCAAGCTTGATGTTGGCACATGGCATGCAGGTCCCTACTTTGATCAAGCTTTTATTGATTTCTATAATCTAGAGCTGAGCAATACAAATATTACAGATCACCAAACCTGTGATCTCCACGAAGTATACGGTATAGCGTTTGAGATCCTCTAA